In the genome of Cynocephalus volans isolate mCynVol1 chromosome 10, mCynVol1.pri, whole genome shotgun sequence, the window CATTAAATATTACCAATTCCTATTCCAAAACTGTAAACCACTTGGATGTAAAGTAAACAGAATGTTATATAGCTTTTCATACTTTGGCTATTACATATGAAGTGTAAATTGCTATAAAACTAGTGCCCAATACCCTAGTTTTTTTCTGTCaaatacctcaaaataaaaataataatgaggaggagtggtggactaatgggtacaaaactatgctatctaccctaactgaattattgtgcaatatatgcatgtattgaacaacacattgtaccccacaaatatgtacaagtacctgttaaaataagtaaaaataataatgattacaaaataaactttgaaaatgtCTCTTGTGGCTAACTCTGCCACTTCAAAATTCCAGAATTCTAGCATTTATCATTGATTGGTGATTATGTCCCCAACCACGTGACAAATTGGAAAATCATTAACACTCTTTAAGGTATGAAAACGAGCTGGCTCTTCATCAAAGTGTGGAGGCTGATGTCAATGGATTACGCAGAGTTTTGGATGAGATAACTTTGTGCAGAACGGACCTAGAGATTCAGTACGAAACCCTGAGTGAAGAGATGACTTACCTTAAAAAGAACCATAAGGAGGTAAGAGCTGACCATATGCATTTTGCTGTCCCTCTGCAGACACTGTCCACCTACCAGGAGATCACGTACTTAACCTCTTAAATAAGAAGTTGGTGCTGAAGACCCATTGTCAGACAGACATGAGGGTCAACTTGTCTTATAAGTGTCAAGTTATTTGTACAGATGCACCCTTGTTCTCTTATCAAGTTTCCCACGGGAAAAAAAGGGAATCACGCTTTTCAGACCCATCAGGGTTATAAGAGCTTTGGCTATGTAATTATAGCTAAGTAAAAATGGTCCTCTTAGGAGATTATATCTAATTAGATAAAATAAGTATACATTAAGGACACCCTAAGAAAACTAGATCTAAGTTTCTATGTTACAGTGGCagatttaaaacattaaaacatttacttCATACACACATTAAGTATACATACTTAacattaatacatatttttaataggtATAGCTATAAAGATAATGAGGCTAAAATTAAGCTGTTATACCAGAATTTACACTTCCAAGCAAATAGTATACTTTCAAAGTGGTCGCTGTTGGGAGCTAGATTCAAAATTGCATCATGTAGCCATTACATCTTCGGGACTGCTTCCAGAGCCACTGCTttctaaaaagggaaaaaatcttTATCCtttgaaaatgtgatatttttaaacAGCCAAAAGATTTCCACAGTCAAGTCAAATACTTAAAGCAGGAGATCAAGCTAAGGAAACCAGGAATGCTACTTGATTAGTCATAAGGCTGTCTTATAAATATAACTACttgaataataacatttatttggtTATATGGGTTCAAGTTGGGTTATAGCCCATGGTAGTTAATAAGTTCTCGGTGAACTGAAAGCAATAATTGATTTTTGCAATGCCTCATTTACGAGCCAACccatatatatcttttttatttttttctttttctgcttgaaCTGAGGAAGTTTTCACTAAATCCTCAGAAGTAAAAACCACATCTGGAGATAAAGAATATATAGGGCCCATCAGAGAGGAAAGAATGCTAGAATAGCCTGAGGGATTTGCTGCAGGGTGGAAAGAAAGCCTACATTACCATCATTAAGACTAATCCATTGACTGGtatcaaagatacaaaaaaaaaaaaaaaaacccaatccATAGGTAGAGAGGAAATTTTCTGCAGCAGAGACATAAGCTGGTCTGTGTTATTTCAATTTACACTGTCTTAGCAGTGATGCCTGCCATCCACAAACTTGGAATTGACTCACTTTACCCTAACAGCATGCAGCTCATACAGAATAATGTGTAGACTTTGACTGCAAAATAGATTCCAGCTTTCATGATGATAACAATCATATTAACCAGCATTTGTTTAGCATTTATATACCAGATAGAGTGATTAagtcttattattattacttctttcacatttttaacaACCCAGAGAAGGATTTTTAATGATCCTCAATTTTCAGACAAGTGAATCAAAAGTTAAAGAGGTTAAGCCACTTTGCCAAATTCACACAGCTACTATAGGGCAGAAACAGAACTCACACAGAGAtatgtctgactccaaagtccaacTTGATACTGTAATGTCCCTGTGTATGCTTAATAGACAGCTGGGGTTCTGTAGAGGATAATGCTCTTTCCtggaaggtacacacacacacacacacacacacacacacacacacacatttatttatcatCTTTTGACTTGTTCGGAACTTTTCAAACAGCCTTTGGACCATGTTCATTCTGTCTGTGTCAAGATGTAGCTGAGTTGAGAATGCATCAAAACAGGTCTCTAGTGGAATTAAGACCGGTTCACAAAGGTGGAGACATTTACACTATAAACAAGTAGAATTAGAGATCGAGGACAATTCATTTTCAAGACTTTAAGGACTTTCATGtggaaaagaaattaagactTTTTCAGAGTAGCAGAACTAAAACCGATGAGTTGGAGTTGTAGTAACTGGAGTTTAGCGGGCAGTGATTAAGAGCTCTGGAGCAATTAAAATTCTTGCAGAGTGAGGCAGGGAGTGAGTTTACCTTTGAGAGTTAAGTCAACTggacagaaaatacaaaatgtgaGGGAAGGGGGAAACCAAAGGAACTCTAAGAATCCTTCCAAAGCTTAGCTTCTAGACTTTCTGTGAGATTCCGGCGTAGCTGAGCTGAACTTTCCCGCCTCCAGGAGATGCAGGTTCTGCAGTGCGCGGCTGGAGGCAACGTGAACGTGGAGATGAACGCGGCCCCCGGCGTGGACCTCACGGTTCTGCTCAACAACATGCGAGCCGAGTACGAGGCCCTGGCCGAGCAGAACCGCAGGGACGCCGAGGCCTGGTTCAACGAAAAGGTGAAGCCACGCTAGGGGGCGCTCACCTGGTCCTGGGTGCGGATGCAGGAAACGGCGGCCTAACACGGTTCCTGACTTTCAGAGCGCTTCGCTGCAGCAGCAGATCTCCGAGGACGTGGGAGCCACAGCCTCAGCCCGGAACGAGCTGACCGAGATGAAGCGCACGCTTCAAACCCTGGAGATTGAACTTCAGTCCCTCTTAGCCACGGTATGAAAAGGACAATTTCTTAACATCTCCCAGgttatcattttaaatatctgCCAGTTGATTTTAAAGCCCTTAACAGTATTGAAAATATGTCCActtatatgtttttaattgtcTTAAAACGTAAGGAAAGAATAGGGTTGCATATATAATAAATAGCTAAAGCAGCAACACCAATGTCTTTAGATCTAGTCTACCAAAAAGAAAGATTTGCTCATTTAAAGCAGTGTCATAGAGTCACTTTAACTACGTGTCAATGTGAAATGTAAAACAATTAAAGGTAAAGTTAACaagaggagaaaataatataTCAAAGAAGTTTCCGCAAATGGGTATGCCTGTCTCAGGCTCTTTTTATGGTTTCCCGGCAGAAACACTCCCTGGAGTGCTCCTTGACAGAGACCGAGGGCAACTACTGCACGCAGCTGGCGCAGATCCAGGCTCAGATCGGGGCCCTGGAGGAGCAGCTGCACCAGGTCAGAACCGAGACCGAGGGCCAGAAACTCGAGTACGAGCAGCTCCTCGACATCAAGGTCCACCTGGAGAAAGAAATTGAGACCTACTGCCTCCTCATAGGAGGAGACGATGGGTAGGTCAAATAATTTACAGAAAAGATGTAAAATACTAAAATCTGCTTGAAACTTAGATCCCTAGAAAGTGAACGTGAACTAATGTGGGTGCGTTTAATACGAGTGCTACATGTTAAGCATCACactctactgccaagatacaaatGAGCAATACCTTACGAAACCAAAACGCAACAAGCCCTGTGTTTATGGTgaacattaaaaatatcttttcttaatGCTAAAGCAGAGTAGTTTCAACCACTGAGTCTGTTCTCGCCAAAGAGCTAAAGAAAACCTCATGGTGAATCTAGAATTGAAGGGATGCGCTCTAAACCACTCTTTTGTGCTGTTTTCACAGGGCTTGTAAGTCTGGAGGTTACAAGTCTAAGGAATATGGATCTGGAAACGTGGGAAATCAAGTCAAAGGTAATTAAAATGAAATCCTGTTGTTATGCTATACTACTTCATTTTCAATGCACAGCTTTTCTCTGTATTACCATGCCTTAGTAAGAATAGATATAATAAAGATTTGTAGTAGTATCAGTGTGTGCTAGATGTCTAACTTTAGTGATGTGTGCTAATTTTAAACAAAGTAACATGTCACCATGTTTTCACCTAACCAAGCAATCAAAATTCACCAAATATGAGTCTAAGTATTTGTGCTTACTGCATAGTTCATCCTATATAAAAACCCTATTATTCCTTTAATTGATATAATTTCTTATTcatctatttttagctccctacatctctttttaaattttaattttcagattcAGCCAAACCCATAGTGGTTAAGAAAGTTCTTGAGGAGGTAGATCAACGCAGCAAAATACTTACCACCAGGCTCCACTCCCTGGAAGAGAAATCTCAAAGCAATTAAATTGAGACACAACAGAAAACATATGCCAAATTCcctcagagaagaaaaggcattaGATATCAGTCCTGAAAAACTTAGCAAGTCTAGGAAAAATGTCTGTCCTGTTGTCTTtctgttactt includes:
- the KRT25 gene encoding keratin, type I cytoskeletal 25, coding for MSLRLSSGSRRSCPRPTTGSLRLSSGGASFGAGNVCGISGIGSGFSCAFGGSSSGGNAGGGNPCAGFTVNEGGLLSGNEKVTMQNLNDRLASYLENVRALEEANADLEQKIKGWYEKFGPGSCRGLDHDYSRYFPIIDDLKNKIVVSTTSNANAVLQIDNARLTADDFRLKYENELALHQSVEADVNGLRRVLDEITLCRTDLEIQYETLSEEMTYLKKNHKEEMQVLQCAAGGNVNVEMNAAPGVDLTVLLNNMRAEYEALAEQNRRDAEAWFNEKSASLQQQISEDVGATASARNELTEMKRTLQTLEIELQSLLATKHSLECSLTETEGNYCTQLAQIQAQIGALEEQLHQVRTETEGQKLEYEQLLDIKVHLEKEIETYCLLIGGDDGACKSGGYKSKEYGSGNVGNQVKDSAKPIVVKKVLEEVDQRSKILTTRLHSLEEKSQSN